The Misgurnus anguillicaudatus chromosome 21, ASM2758022v2, whole genome shotgun sequence genome includes a window with the following:
- the LOC129453859 gene encoding caspase activity and apoptosis inhibitor 1, with amino-acid sequence MQEEGKKREKEKKRRQFDRESGDGEKKRRSTESSAENPREKQDLHDVPQEPSDLEEGGLDLNKLFKPISAYMQDRQEMLEQCFHVLGENKLKKMLPDELKDCSLNEIKTLCWDQLQQLSDIHLLEILEGKELTVTSAPEGKNKPTDTQQDSIVDSTSCLKENPEADEKQGSEEDSDVLSINADVDDSDIEGHKDVKPQETSIRQEAPPPTTTVQSAEPKVQLQQDIDKSVSEILALTSSDANKDLTSASGETSAAPDRSAPGQTGTPSAQQLELLELEMRARAIKALMKAGEMKKRVNC; translated from the exons ATGCAGGAGGAGGGAAAGAAAcgagagaaagaaaagaaacGAAGACAATTTGATCGAGAGTCTGGTGATGGAGAGAAGAAGAGGAGAAGTACAGAGTCCAGCGCGGAG AACCCCAGAGAGAAGCAGGACCTGCATGATGTTCCTCAGGAGCCCAGTGATCTGGAGGAAGGTGGACTGGACCTGAACAAGTTATTCAAACCCATCAGCGCCTACATGCAGGACCGCCAAGAGATGCTGGAGCAGTGTTTTCATGTGCTGGGGGAGAATAAACTCAAAAAGATGCTTCCTGATGAACTCAAG GACTGTTCTTTAAATGAGATAAAGACACTGTGCTGGGATCAGTTACAGCAGCTTTCTGACATTCATCTGCTGGAGATTTTGGAAG gTAAAGAGTTAACGGTTACGTCAGCTCCTGAAGGGAAGAACAAACCGACAGACACCCA ACAGGACAGTATCGTGGATTCCACATCTTGTCTGAAAGAAAACCCTGAAGCTGATGAAAAGCAAG GATCTGAAGAGGACAGTGACGTTCTGAGCATCAACGCAGATGTTGACGACAGCGACATTGAGGGCCATAAAGATGTCAAACCTCAAGAAACGTCGATCAGACAAGAAGCTCCACCCCCCACTACGACCGTCCAATCGGCTGAGCCGAAGGTGCAGCTTCAGCAGGACATTGACAAAAGCGTCAGTGAGATTCTGGCTCTGACGTCCTCCGACGCTAACAAAGATCTAACGTCAGCATCAGGTGAGACATCGGCCGCTCCGGACAGATCTGCTCCGGGACAAACGGGGACGCCGTCGGCTCAGCAGCTGGAGTTACTGGAACTGGAAATGAGAGCGAGAGCCATTAAAGCCCTCATGAAAGCCGGTGAGATGAAGAAACGCGTGAACTGCTAA